One region of Glutamicibacter sp. B1 genomic DNA includes:
- a CDS encoding DUF6421 family protein, which translates to MTQISAKPIPASDAEVLQIANSEAWLSLKAAVAQFQGLQAKDGSLTDASTTAQATELIDTVIGSIRDLQVHFEHDAEYLEQLVRDLQKWSDAGFGVPDFLDSLLQFQPQTQRIDGLMHLVLFPMYTQNGSTNRHLEAVLVQVMWPEFIANLESKDYTNSLFVPLRFVDFTDGYDTNSAVLFPESVAIRETPSFTWGAIFQDREAVRFRKVLQAAAEITNLQLPADAAELLADQHLSEETFIMWDLIHDRTHMRGDLPFDPFMIKQRMPFFLYSLEELRCDLTAFRESMKIASDPKTDEKTAKMAKLVQYAVIFDRIFRFSITGSRVRNYDGLGGQLLFAWMHQHHVLHWTDTKLSIDWDQVPEVVAALGDAIDELYWKSIDRPKLAHWLAAYELVSATVTPNPASQWAKGPDALPLTAPLKEITDQVMDDEFPLSMFYEALSKKMSSVIESTKGMTGATEI; encoded by the coding sequence ATGACTCAGATTTCCGCAAAGCCAATCCCGGCCAGTGACGCAGAGGTACTGCAAATTGCCAACAGTGAAGCATGGCTCTCACTGAAGGCAGCCGTGGCACAATTCCAGGGATTGCAAGCTAAAGATGGGTCACTGACCGATGCCTCTACCACCGCGCAGGCCACGGAGCTGATCGACACGGTGATCGGTTCGATTCGGGACCTGCAGGTCCACTTTGAACACGATGCCGAATACCTTGAGCAGCTCGTGCGCGACCTGCAAAAGTGGTCGGATGCTGGATTTGGGGTACCAGATTTTCTCGACTCATTGTTGCAGTTCCAGCCACAGACCCAACGCATCGACGGACTGATGCATTTGGTACTTTTCCCGATGTACACCCAGAACGGGTCAACGAACCGTCACCTCGAAGCAGTGCTGGTGCAGGTCATGTGGCCCGAGTTCATCGCGAATCTCGAAAGCAAGGATTACACCAACTCCCTGTTCGTTCCGCTGCGCTTTGTTGACTTCACCGATGGGTACGACACCAACTCTGCGGTGCTGTTCCCCGAATCCGTGGCTATTCGCGAAACTCCCTCCTTTACCTGGGGCGCCATTTTCCAAGACCGTGAAGCCGTACGCTTCCGTAAGGTCCTGCAGGCAGCTGCCGAGATCACCAATCTGCAACTACCGGCTGATGCGGCCGAACTGCTAGCAGATCAGCACCTGAGCGAAGAAACCTTCATCATGTGGGATCTGATCCACGACCGCACCCACATGCGTGGAGATCTTCCCTTTGACCCCTTCATGATCAAGCAGCGCATGCCATTCTTCCTGTATTCCCTTGAAGAGTTGCGTTGCGATCTGACCGCCTTCCGTGAGTCTATGAAGATCGCTAGTGATCCAAAGACCGATGAGAAGACCGCGAAGATGGCCAAGCTGGTGCAGTACGCGGTGATCTTCGATCGTATTTTCCGCTTTTCCATTACCGGTTCGCGAGTGCGCAACTATGACGGCTTGGGCGGTCAGCTGCTGTTCGCTTGGATGCACCAGCACCATGTCCTGCACTGGACGGATACCAAGTTGAGTATCGATTGGGATCAAGTACCAGAAGTGGTTGCAGCCTTGGGGGATGCAATCGACGAACTGTACTGGAAGTCCATCGATCGTCCGAAGCTAGCTCACTGGTTGGCCGCCTATGAGTTGGTTTCGGCAACGGTGACCCCTAACCCTGCCTCGCAGTGGGCCAAGGGTCCTGATGCTTTGCCACTGACCGCTCCCCTGAAGGAAATCACCGACCAGGTGATGGACGATGAGTTCCCGCTGTCGATGTTCTACGAGGCATTGAGCAAGAAGATGTCCAGCGTGATCGAGTCCACCAAGGGTATGACCGGCGCCACCGAAATTTAG
- a CDS encoding ubiquinol-cytochrome c reductase iron-sulfur subunit, which translates to MTDFAQPARRTVMCASAALGSVALLTACGDGHSEAQAPEASPVPSPTGEGQAVIALSEIEVGARATVQAKHSSGAEIPVLLFRPDEKTVLAYSSVCTHQGCVVTTKSTKEDFFCACHGSRFQPSDGTVTDGPAIAPLGRYATEIKDDQVVVFITES; encoded by the coding sequence ATGACTGACTTCGCTCAACCAGCACGCCGCACCGTCATGTGCGCTTCCGCTGCCCTTGGATCCGTAGCTTTGTTAACCGCCTGTGGCGACGGGCATTCAGAAGCACAGGCCCCTGAAGCTTCGCCGGTCCCATCCCCCACCGGTGAGGGTCAGGCAGTGATAGCTCTTTCGGAGATAGAGGTCGGTGCGCGAGCTACCGTGCAGGCAAAGCATTCAAGCGGTGCCGAAATTCCTGTGTTGCTCTTCCGCCCGGATGAAAAAACTGTTCTTGCTTATTCCAGTGTCTGCACGCATCAGGGCTGCGTTGTCACGACCAAGTCCACTAAAGAGGATTTCTTCTGTGCCTGCCACGGCTCACGCTTTCAACCGTCGGACGGAACTGTGACTGATGGTCCGGCAATCGCTCCCCTGGGACGCTATGCCACTGAGATCAAGGATGACCAGGTCGTGGTCTTTATTACCGAATCATAA
- a CDS encoding SDR family NAD(P)-dependent oxidoreductase, giving the protein MSKERFFLNQKPRLVLIAGATSASGVACAQALTDAGVRVIAIGSNQARLDERLGGVEARYECDLTDFTAVQQLAERIHESYGTIDGLIHLVGGWRGGKSIVGQSDEDWDFLHRSVLTTLRNTTRAFVDDLISSPAGRLAIVSAEAVQNPTPSNANYGAVKAAAEHWVNAIARLFSKNASNAAAISWVVKALSEKSPEETTPGHTPVQWLAQAALELLSDQTVKLNGTRVALPQA; this is encoded by the coding sequence GTGAGCAAAGAAAGATTCTTCTTGAACCAGAAACCACGATTAGTGCTCATCGCCGGGGCTACCTCGGCCTCCGGCGTCGCCTGTGCCCAGGCGCTGACTGATGCCGGAGTACGAGTCATTGCCATAGGAAGCAATCAGGCGCGCTTGGATGAACGACTCGGGGGTGTCGAAGCCCGTTATGAATGCGACCTCACGGATTTCACGGCAGTCCAGCAACTGGCTGAACGTATCCACGAGAGCTACGGAACCATTGACGGGTTGATCCATCTCGTGGGCGGCTGGCGTGGTGGCAAGTCCATCGTGGGCCAGAGTGATGAGGACTGGGATTTTTTGCACCGCAGTGTGCTCACCACCCTGCGCAACACCACTCGGGCCTTCGTGGATGACCTCATCAGTTCACCTGCGGGACGATTGGCAATTGTCAGCGCTGAAGCCGTGCAAAATCCAACACCGTCTAACGCTAACTACGGTGCCGTCAAGGCTGCGGCGGAGCATTGGGTGAACGCGATCGCGCGCTTGTTCAGCAAGAACGCCTCCAACGCGGCCGCAATCAGCTGGGTAGTAAAGGCACTGAGTGAGAAGTCGCCAGAAGAGACCACACCCGGTCACACCCCGGTGCAATGGCTCGCGCAGGCAGCCCTTGAGCTACTTTCCGATCAAACCGTTAAGCTGAACGGCACAAGAGTAGCCCTGCCGCAAGCCTGA
- a CDS encoding 3-hydroxyacyl-CoA dehydrogenase NAD-binding domain-containing protein yields the protein MTATTNNFATVAELMHDETVTHSYVSDVALPSGKTLALLTLDNGLDHKKPTTLGPNSLLELRATLEGQAARAEAGEIHALAITGKPYFLIAGADLSAVTRLNAPEQATAMASLGHYTYELLSDLGVPTFAFINGLALGGGLEIALACNYRTVSTAAGALGLPEAFLGLIPGWAGVYRLPRLVGPENALKVMIENPLNNNRTLSGPAAFKMGVADAIFEPADFIEHSTKFVADVLSGQTQVQRPNEVDPSDPEVARRWLEAADQAEKFVDAKLSGAAPAPYKVLEVFRKGMTLSQPESAELEVEALTSLIRTTQFQNTVYAFLDLVQKRGRRPAGAPDAKLARPVSKVGVVGAGLMASQLALLFVRRLNVPVVITDLDQSRVDKGLAYIHGEIDKLHSKGRLSQDAVNRAKALVTGSVTKDAFAEADFVIEAVFEELNVKKQVFAEVEAVVSPECILATNTSSLSVTEMGRDLKHPERLVGFHFFNPVAVMPLLEIAATEWTNESSLSTAFVLGKKLKKTTVKTQDAAAFVVNRVLLRLMSEVQAAFDEGTDAVTADTALKPMGLPMSPFTLLAMVGLPVAQHVNESLNAAFGDRFEVSENLQKLIDAKITTLWVKNEQGEPVLNPQAEELLVQGSNPSTKEEILLRVQDALAQEIGLLLDEGVVAEAADVDLCMITGAGWPMHLGGITPYLDQVGASERVNGKKFNN from the coding sequence ATGACTGCAACCACCAATAACTTCGCGACGGTCGCGGAATTGATGCATGATGAGACCGTCACCCACTCCTACGTCAGCGATGTAGCTCTGCCAAGTGGCAAGACCCTAGCCCTGCTAACCCTAGACAACGGACTAGACCACAAGAAGCCCACCACCCTGGGCCCCAACAGCTTGCTGGAACTGCGAGCCACCCTCGAAGGGCAAGCAGCCCGCGCTGAAGCAGGCGAAATCCACGCATTGGCCATCACCGGCAAACCATACTTCCTGATCGCCGGTGCTGATCTTTCCGCAGTGACTCGCCTCAACGCCCCAGAACAGGCCACCGCGATGGCATCCCTGGGTCACTACACCTACGAACTGCTCTCAGATCTCGGTGTGCCTACCTTCGCCTTCATCAATGGGCTAGCCCTCGGCGGCGGCCTAGAAATTGCCTTGGCATGCAATTACCGCACGGTCAGTACCGCTGCAGGTGCGCTGGGACTTCCCGAAGCCTTCCTTGGTCTCATTCCCGGCTGGGCCGGCGTCTACCGACTGCCACGACTGGTGGGTCCGGAAAACGCGTTGAAGGTGATGATCGAAAATCCGCTGAACAACAACCGCACCCTCTCCGGACCGGCCGCCTTTAAGATGGGCGTTGCCGACGCGATCTTCGAACCAGCAGACTTCATCGAACACTCCACCAAGTTTGTTGCTGACGTTCTGTCCGGACAGACACAGGTTCAGCGTCCTAACGAAGTGGATCCTAGCGACCCTGAGGTGGCACGACGCTGGCTGGAGGCAGCAGATCAGGCCGAGAAGTTTGTTGATGCAAAGCTCTCTGGTGCCGCACCTGCTCCCTACAAGGTCTTGGAAGTATTCCGCAAGGGGATGACTCTCTCCCAGCCAGAATCAGCTGAGCTGGAAGTAGAAGCACTGACCAGTCTGATCCGGACCACCCAATTCCAGAACACCGTGTACGCGTTCTTGGACCTAGTCCAGAAGCGTGGACGGCGTCCAGCTGGAGCACCAGATGCAAAGCTGGCCCGTCCGGTCTCAAAGGTAGGCGTTGTCGGTGCCGGACTGATGGCCAGCCAGTTGGCACTCCTCTTTGTCCGCCGCCTCAACGTCCCAGTGGTCATCACCGATCTGGACCAGTCGCGCGTGGATAAGGGTTTGGCCTACATTCATGGTGAAATCGACAAACTGCACAGCAAGGGTCGCTTGAGCCAGGATGCGGTGAACCGTGCTAAGGCACTGGTGACCGGATCGGTGACCAAGGATGCGTTTGCCGAGGCAGACTTTGTTATCGAGGCCGTTTTCGAAGAGCTCAACGTCAAGAAGCAAGTGTTCGCCGAGGTAGAGGCCGTGGTCTCCCCTGAGTGCATCCTGGCCACCAACACTTCATCGCTGTCGGTGACCGAGATGGGTCGGGATCTCAAGCACCCAGAACGCCTGGTTGGCTTCCACTTCTTCAACCCTGTCGCTGTCATGCCACTATTGGAAATCGCAGCCACGGAATGGACTAACGAGTCTTCGCTGTCCACAGCTTTTGTGCTGGGCAAGAAACTGAAGAAGACCACCGTCAAGACCCAGGACGCTGCGGCGTTTGTCGTCAACCGAGTTCTGCTACGGCTGATGAGTGAAGTTCAGGCAGCGTTTGACGAGGGTACCGATGCAGTAACGGCGGATACGGCGTTGAAGCCAATGGGTTTGCCGATGAGTCCGTTTACCTTGCTGGCCATGGTCGGCCTGCCTGTGGCGCAACACGTCAATGAGTCTTTGAACGCTGCCTTTGGTGATCGTTTCGAAGTTTCCGAAAACCTGCAGAAGCTGATCGACGCAAAGATTACTACCTTGTGGGTGAAAAACGAGCAAGGCGAACCGGTCCTGAATCCTCAGGCCGAAGAGTTGCTCGTCCAGGGCTCTAACCCTTCCACCAAGGAAGAAATTCTTCTTCGCGTGCAAGATGCGCTCGCTCAGGAAATTGGTTTGCTTCTTGATGAAGGTGTTGTCGCTGAGGCAGCGGATGTTGACCTGTGCATGATCACTGGTGCTGGTTGGCCAATGCATCTCGGTGGAATCACCCCATACCTGGATCAGGTTGGCGCGTCCGAGCGTGTGAACGGTAAGAAGTTTAATAACTAA
- a CDS encoding threonine aldolase family protein yields the protein MTTLHDTTVRGFASDNYSGVHPRILDAIARANGGHQISYGEDQYTEALGEVAHEVFGPEATIFPVFNGTGANVTALQSLLPRWGAVICATTAHINVDENGAPERVGGFKLLQVPTPDGKLTPELIDQEAWGYGDEHRAQPLAVSITQATELGTLYTPEEIKAITEHAHQLGMKVHLDGSRLSNAAAALGVPLRALTTDVGIDIVSLGGTKNGILLGEGILTLRKELADDMKYLRKMNMQLGSKMRFISAQLIELYGTELWRELAGHANSMAAKLAAAVEQIDGVQLVYPTQANGVFAQLPTEVSDELRKHFRFYDWDRAAGEVRWMCSFDTTEEDVAAFIAKLRELMAAHRSA from the coding sequence ATGACCACTCTTCACGACACCACCGTGCGAGGATTCGCTTCTGATAACTACTCGGGGGTGCACCCGCGGATCCTCGACGCGATCGCCAGGGCCAATGGTGGGCACCAAATTTCCTATGGCGAAGACCAGTACACCGAAGCCCTGGGCGAGGTAGCGCACGAGGTCTTCGGCCCGGAAGCTACGATCTTCCCGGTGTTCAACGGCACCGGAGCCAATGTCACCGCCTTGCAGTCATTGTTACCTCGTTGGGGCGCCGTCATTTGTGCCACCACAGCGCACATCAATGTCGACGAGAACGGTGCCCCGGAACGTGTAGGTGGTTTTAAGCTGCTCCAGGTTCCAACACCCGATGGCAAGCTCACCCCAGAGCTGATCGATCAGGAAGCATGGGGCTATGGTGATGAACACCGTGCCCAGCCTCTGGCAGTCTCCATTACTCAGGCCACCGAATTGGGCACCTTGTACACCCCGGAGGAAATCAAAGCCATCACCGAGCACGCGCATCAGCTGGGGATGAAAGTTCACTTAGATGGCTCGCGCCTGTCTAACGCTGCGGCCGCCTTGGGTGTCCCGTTACGCGCATTAACCACGGATGTTGGCATTGACATCGTTTCTTTGGGCGGAACCAAGAACGGCATCCTGCTCGGCGAAGGAATTTTGACCCTGCGCAAAGAACTTGCCGATGATATGAAGTACCTGCGCAAGATGAATATGCAGCTGGGCAGCAAAATGCGTTTCATCTCGGCACAGCTGATCGAACTTTATGGTACCGAGCTGTGGCGTGAGCTAGCTGGTCATGCCAACTCGATGGCCGCCAAGCTGGCTGCAGCAGTGGAGCAGATCGACGGGGTACAGCTGGTGTATCCAACGCAGGCCAATGGAGTCTTCGCGCAGCTTCCGACCGAGGTGAGCGATGAGTTGCGCAAGCACTTCCGCTTCTACGACTGGGATCGTGCCGCAGGTGAAGTGCGTTGGATGTGCTCCTTCGACACCACCGAAGAGGATGTGGCCGCGTTCATCGCCAAGCTGCGCGAGCTGATGGCAGCGCATCGTAGCGCGTAG
- a CDS encoding thiolase family protein, whose amino-acid sequence MNQPSRSPTVSANASTVPNTAHPSLENRDVVFIDGVRTPFGKAGEKGIYHGTRADDLAVKAVRGLLERNPEVPAEKIDEISIAATTQSGDQGLTLGRTVGLLSGIPKSVPGFAIDRMCAGAMTAVTATAGGIAFGAYDVVVAGGVEHMGNHPMGAGADPNPRFLSEKIVDPQALNMGNTAENLHDRFPAITKERTDRYAVASQSKLAKAYENQQIQPDLIPVAAKRPGEGWAVNTQDEPPRPGTTMESLAELRTPFRAHGRVSAGNAAGLNDGATAALLASGQAVRELGLEPKMRMVSFAFAGVEPDVMGYGPVPATEKALAKAGLSINDIGLFEINEAFAVQVLSFLDFYGIDQDDERVNRYGGAIAVGHPLASSGVRLMTQLARQFSEDHSVRYGITTMCIGLGMGGTVIWENPNHPDFGSKA is encoded by the coding sequence ATGAACCAACCCTCAAGGAGCCCGACGGTGAGTGCCAACGCTTCGACCGTACCCAATACCGCGCACCCTTCGCTCGAAAATCGCGATGTCGTGTTTATCGATGGAGTCCGTACCCCCTTCGGCAAAGCTGGCGAAAAGGGTATCTACCATGGAACCCGTGCAGATGACCTAGCCGTCAAGGCCGTGCGCGGGTTACTCGAACGCAACCCGGAAGTTCCCGCCGAGAAGATCGACGAAATCTCCATTGCAGCCACCACTCAGTCCGGCGACCAAGGGCTGACCTTGGGCCGCACCGTAGGACTGCTCTCCGGCATTCCCAAGTCGGTTCCCGGCTTTGCCATTGACCGCATGTGCGCCGGCGCGATGACTGCAGTCACCGCTACCGCCGGTGGCATTGCTTTTGGCGCCTACGACGTCGTCGTTGCCGGTGGCGTTGAGCATATGGGCAACCACCCTATGGGGGCTGGCGCCGACCCTAACCCACGTTTCCTCTCGGAGAAGATCGTGGACCCACAGGCACTGAACATGGGCAATACCGCCGAGAACCTGCATGATCGTTTCCCTGCGATCACCAAGGAACGGACAGACCGATATGCAGTTGCCTCACAGTCCAAACTTGCCAAGGCCTATGAAAACCAACAGATCCAGCCAGATCTGATTCCCGTGGCTGCCAAGCGTCCCGGTGAAGGCTGGGCCGTGAACACCCAGGACGAGCCACCTCGCCCCGGCACCACCATGGAATCGCTGGCCGAACTGCGCACACCATTCCGTGCCCATGGACGCGTCAGCGCCGGCAACGCCGCCGGCCTCAACGACGGCGCTACCGCTGCACTACTGGCGAGCGGTCAGGCAGTTCGTGAGCTGGGACTAGAACCGAAAATGCGCATGGTTTCCTTCGCCTTTGCCGGCGTAGAACCAGATGTCATGGGCTATGGCCCGGTTCCGGCCACCGAGAAGGCTTTGGCTAAGGCAGGGCTGAGCATTAATGACATCGGCCTCTTCGAAATCAACGAGGCCTTCGCCGTTCAGGTACTCTCCTTCCTCGATTTCTACGGCATCGACCAGGACGATGAGCGAGTCAACCGTTACGGTGGCGCCATTGCCGTGGGGCACCCACTGGCCTCCTCAGGTGTTCGACTCATGACCCAGCTAGCCCGCCAGTTCTCCGAAGACCACAGCGTGCGTTATGGAATCACCACCATGTGCATCGGCTTGGGCATGGGCGGCACCGTCATTTGGGAAAACCCTAATCATCCAGATTTTGGCAGCAAGGCGTAA
- a CDS encoding DUF3000 domain-containing protein has translation MTNERPASAIPSAFAKALDELSHAKVRKELKFTEIPAPGRLAPFALALSGDVIDVVSPDHGPQGQEIGRTPFLQPQEQLATGRFILLYDPAGQELWNGQFRIVTYIRARLDHEMGQDAMLATVAWSWLEDSLREREAFHHSAGGTATRVISESFGNLAGEQDHIDIELRASWSPDSDHLGPHLSAWADLVCTFAGLPPLPEGVQQLPHRRLS, from the coding sequence GTGACCAATGAACGTCCCGCTTCCGCCATCCCCAGTGCCTTCGCGAAGGCCCTTGATGAGTTGTCGCATGCCAAGGTACGCAAAGAGCTGAAGTTCACCGAAATTCCAGCCCCTGGTCGTTTAGCTCCTTTCGCTCTGGCGCTCAGTGGCGACGTGATCGACGTTGTCTCCCCCGACCACGGGCCACAGGGGCAGGAGATCGGCCGTACCCCTTTCTTGCAACCACAAGAACAGCTAGCAACCGGGCGTTTCATCCTGCTCTACGATCCTGCCGGCCAGGAACTTTGGAACGGACAGTTCCGCATTGTCACCTATATCCGTGCTCGGCTAGATCATGAGATGGGCCAAGATGCCATGCTGGCCACGGTGGCTTGGTCCTGGCTTGAAGACTCGTTACGTGAACGCGAAGCCTTCCACCACTCAGCTGGCGGTACCGCCACCCGAGTAATTTCAGAGTCCTTCGGCAACCTCGCCGGGGAACAAGACCATATCGATATTGAACTTCGCGCCTCATGGTCCCCCGATTCGGATCACCTCGGCCCGCATTTGAGTGCCTGGGCAGATTTGGTATGCACCTTCGCCGGGTTGCCACCATTGCCCGAAGGCGTGCAGCAACTGCCGCATCGTCGCCTCAGTTAG
- a CDS encoding aldo/keto reductase: MEFRQLGHSGLSVSVVGLGCNNLGRTGTATESQEGTDAVVHAALDAGITFFDVADNYGKTAGLSEQRLGKALGKNREDIVLATKFGMDVSGANGPDFNARGSRRYIMKAVEASLSRLGTDHIDLYQFHTPDVNTPIDETLRALDDLVTSGKVRYIGHSNRAGWQIAQAEYVARELGTERFISAQNHYNLIDRRAELEVLPAAREFGLGVLPYFPLANGLLTGKYSKGYAPEGSRLTHARQQLVETTDFDQLDRFAQFAADRDLAPIELAFSWLAAQDPVASVIAGATRPEQIQMNAKAVRWIPTDAERAELDEIFPAPQKVALF; encoded by the coding sequence ATGGAATTCCGTCAACTAGGCCACAGTGGATTGAGCGTTTCCGTCGTCGGGTTAGGCTGTAACAATCTGGGACGAACCGGTACCGCAACTGAATCTCAGGAAGGCACTGATGCTGTTGTTCATGCAGCCTTAGATGCCGGTATCACTTTCTTCGACGTCGCAGACAACTATGGCAAGACTGCTGGCCTTTCGGAACAGCGCTTGGGCAAAGCCCTAGGAAAAAATCGCGAAGATATTGTCTTGGCTACCAAATTTGGTATGGACGTCAGTGGCGCTAACGGGCCCGACTTCAACGCGCGGGGATCACGTCGTTACATCATGAAAGCCGTTGAGGCTTCTTTGAGCCGTCTGGGCACCGATCACATTGATCTGTATCAGTTCCACACCCCTGACGTGAACACTCCCATCGATGAGACTCTTCGCGCCCTAGATGATTTGGTAACTAGTGGCAAGGTCCGTTATATCGGTCATTCGAACCGTGCAGGATGGCAAATCGCCCAGGCCGAGTACGTGGCCCGCGAACTCGGAACCGAGCGATTCATCTCGGCACAGAATCACTACAACCTCATCGACCGCCGAGCCGAACTCGAAGTACTGCCGGCCGCGCGAGAATTCGGACTCGGTGTACTTCCGTACTTCCCACTGGCTAATGGTTTGCTGACCGGAAAATATTCCAAGGGTTACGCGCCAGAGGGAAGCCGACTGACTCATGCTCGTCAGCAGCTCGTGGAAACAACCGACTTCGATCAGCTGGATCGTTTCGCTCAGTTCGCCGCTGATCGCGACTTGGCACCTATCGAGTTGGCCTTCTCCTGGCTTGCAGCTCAGGATCCGGTAGCCTCCGTGATCGCTGGCGCCACGCGACCTGAGCAGATTCAGATGAATGCCAAGGCGGTACGTTGGATTCCAACTGACGCCGAGCGCGCTGAACTGGACGAGATTTTCCCGGCCCCGCAAAAAGTAGCGCTCTTCTAA
- a CDS encoding HRDC domain-containing protein: MPNSDSPASESSTTEIEPNPPVLTPLTHPRDGIPEVINTQVALRRAVRALRAGTGDLAVDTERASGFRYGQRAFLIQIRREGAGTWLIDPEVLDDLAELRDFMNEQPWILHAATQDLPCLHELGMSPTALFDTELAGRLAGFPRVSLGTMVAELLGLQLAKEHSAVDWSTRPLPESWLNYAALDVEVLEELRQEITKILQEQGKLEFALQEFEYERNLPDPQPAEEPWRKLSGIHKLKSRRNLAIARELWLSRESLARTQDIAPGRLLPDRAILAAIEQKASSVPSLLQIPGFHTRHAKRDAPRWMDAISRGRNTRDLPEVRSAKTGLPHPRSWAEKKPAAATRHEAAKEVLSAVSEHWNIPAENLLTPKYLRELCWNPPASLSTEAVAKKLASLGARQWQQELLAAPFAQAFTAI, encoded by the coding sequence ATGCCGAATTCTGACTCCCCCGCTAGCGAATCATCCACCACTGAGATTGAACCTAACCCACCGGTACTGACCCCACTGACCCATCCTCGTGATGGCATCCCGGAGGTCATCAACACCCAAGTTGCCCTGCGTCGTGCTGTGCGCGCACTGCGCGCAGGAACCGGTGATCTGGCCGTTGATACCGAGCGTGCCAGTGGATTCCGCTATGGGCAACGAGCCTTTCTGATACAGATTCGCCGCGAAGGCGCCGGCACCTGGCTGATCGACCCTGAAGTCTTAGATGACCTGGCTGAGCTACGCGACTTTATGAATGAGCAGCCGTGGATTCTGCACGCCGCGACCCAGGATTTGCCGTGCCTCCATGAACTAGGCATGTCCCCCACCGCACTCTTTGATACCGAATTAGCTGGCCGGCTCGCTGGTTTCCCCAGAGTTTCGCTGGGCACCATGGTGGCAGAATTACTGGGCCTGCAATTGGCCAAGGAACATTCGGCGGTAGACTGGTCCACCCGCCCGCTACCAGAATCTTGGTTGAACTACGCCGCGTTGGATGTTGAAGTCCTCGAAGAGCTACGCCAGGAAATTACCAAGATCCTACAAGAGCAGGGCAAGCTTGAGTTCGCACTTCAAGAGTTTGAGTACGAGCGGAATTTACCTGATCCCCAGCCAGCTGAAGAGCCGTGGCGTAAGCTTTCGGGAATCCACAAGCTCAAGTCTCGACGCAATCTGGCGATCGCGCGCGAGTTGTGGCTCTCACGCGAATCCCTGGCTCGCACCCAAGATATCGCTCCTGGGCGACTCTTACCCGATCGCGCGATTCTCGCAGCCATTGAGCAGAAAGCCTCCAGCGTTCCGAGCTTGCTGCAGATCCCGGGGTTCCATACCCGTCACGCAAAGCGCGATGCTCCCCGCTGGATGGATGCCATCTCACGCGGCCGAAACACTCGTGACCTACCCGAAGTACGTTCGGCAAAGACTGGGTTACCGCACCCACGCTCGTGGGCGGAGAAAAAACCTGCAGCCGCAACCCGTCACGAGGCGGCTAAGGAAGTGCTCAGTGCAGTCAGTGAGCATTGGAATATTCCTGCCGAGAATCTTTTGACACCAAAATACCTGCGTGAGTTGTGCTGGAATCCGCCGGCTTCACTCAGTACCGAAGCCGTAGCTAAAAAACTTGCCTCTCTGGGGGCTCGTCAGTGGCAGCAAGAGCTATTGGCGGCACCGTTTGCGCAGGCATTTACGGCCATTTAA